The following coding sequences lie in one Antricoccus suffuscus genomic window:
- a CDS encoding SDR family oxidoreductase, with product MSDTNAIQSLFGLDGKVAIVTGGGRGIGLMAARGLLQAGARVYIASRKTANIEAAVKELSAYGDVIGMSADLSTNEACIAFADEIKAREDHLDILVNNAGATWGEPLRGYPAAAWDRVLDINVKAPFFLVQALLPLLEKNGSQDDPSRIINIGSIDAIHVPRHEAFAYGPSKAAIHQMTRVLAANLGESWITVNAIAPGPFESKMMASRLAEDAEGIAARSPLNRIGRPDDIAGGVVFLSSRAGAYLTGAIVPIDGGIGTTAGA from the coding sequence ATGAGCGACACAAACGCAATCCAGTCACTATTTGGACTCGACGGGAAGGTCGCCATCGTCACCGGTGGTGGCCGCGGAATTGGGCTGATGGCTGCCCGTGGACTCCTCCAAGCCGGCGCCCGGGTCTACATCGCCTCACGCAAGACGGCCAACATCGAGGCCGCGGTCAAGGAACTCTCGGCGTACGGCGACGTCATCGGGATGAGCGCGGACCTGTCGACCAACGAGGCCTGCATCGCGTTTGCCGATGAGATCAAGGCTCGGGAGGACCACCTCGACATCCTCGTCAACAACGCCGGCGCGACGTGGGGCGAACCGCTGCGCGGCTACCCCGCAGCGGCCTGGGACCGGGTGCTCGACATCAACGTCAAAGCGCCGTTCTTCCTGGTGCAGGCGCTACTTCCGCTGCTGGAGAAGAACGGCTCGCAGGACGACCCGTCACGCATCATCAACATCGGCTCGATCGACGCGATCCACGTGCCGCGGCACGAGGCGTTTGCCTACGGGCCGAGCAAGGCCGCGATCCACCAGATGACCCGCGTACTCGCGGCGAACCTCGGCGAAAGCTGGATCACCGTCAACGCCATCGCGCCCGGCCCGTTCGAGTCGAAGATGATGGCCTCGCGTCTCGCGGAGGACGCCGAAGGCATCGCCGCCCGCTCGCCGCTCAACCGGATCGGCCGGCCGGACGACATCGCCGGCGGCGTGGTGTTCCTGTCCAGTCGCGCGGGCGCCTACCTGACCGGAGCGATCGTGCCGATCGACGGCGGGATCGGCACCACCGCCGGCGCGTAA
- a CDS encoding vWA domain-containing protein, with the protein MTRSRYGRYHEGPDPLAPPVDLREALSELGNDVMEGTSPRQALRQLLRRGMKGQRGLDDLARRVNKRRQEILRRNNLGGTLEEVKKLLDSAVLEERKELARAMDDDARFAEMQIAELSPSPAKAVQELADYKWRSPKAKADYDKIRDLMGRELLDQRFEGIKKALENTTDEDRQQVSEMLNDLNDLLEAHARGEDTQEQFDEFMDKHGEYFPDNPKNVEELLDSLAQRAAAAQRMRNSMTDEQRAELDALASQAFGNPSLMQQLSQLDQNLRNARPSEDWDGSERFRGEQGLGMGEGARAMAEIGELDQLGEQLAQSYAGATLDDIDLDKLVEHLGDDARVDVKTLAELERALQDGGFIERMPDGTWRLSPKSMRRLGEVALRDIAQRLSGRRGEREHPSSGGAAELTGSSRPWEFGDVQPWDVTRTVTNAVLRTGATSGSVKLSIDDVEVVEMEQHTEAAVALLADISFSMVMEGRWVPMKRTAMALNHLISTRFRGDHLELISFGRYAKTMSTAELTGLEALYEQGTNLHHALLLAERHIRKHPNAQPVILIVTDGEPTSHLLDDGDAFFDYPPHPLTIARTVQEFDAVAKLGAQVTIFRLGDDPGLGRFVDSIARRIGGRVVAPDLDGLGAAVVADYLRNRR; encoded by the coding sequence ATGACGCGCTCCCGGTACGGCCGCTACCACGAGGGGCCCGATCCGCTGGCCCCACCGGTCGACCTGCGCGAGGCGCTCAGTGAGCTGGGCAACGACGTCATGGAAGGTACGTCGCCGCGCCAGGCACTGCGGCAACTTCTGCGCCGCGGCATGAAAGGCCAGCGCGGGCTGGACGATCTCGCGCGGCGGGTCAATAAGCGTCGGCAGGAGATCCTGCGCCGTAACAACCTGGGCGGCACGCTCGAAGAGGTCAAGAAGCTGCTGGACTCCGCCGTACTGGAGGAGCGCAAGGAGCTGGCGCGAGCTATGGACGACGACGCGCGGTTCGCCGAGATGCAGATCGCCGAGCTCAGCCCGTCCCCGGCAAAAGCGGTGCAGGAGTTGGCTGACTACAAGTGGCGCAGCCCCAAGGCGAAGGCCGACTACGACAAGATCCGTGACCTGATGGGCCGCGAGCTGCTGGACCAACGGTTCGAGGGGATCAAGAAGGCCCTCGAGAACACCACCGACGAGGACCGGCAGCAGGTCTCGGAGATGCTCAACGACCTCAACGACCTGCTCGAGGCGCATGCGCGTGGCGAGGACACGCAGGAGCAGTTCGACGAGTTCATGGACAAGCACGGGGAGTATTTCCCGGATAACCCCAAGAACGTCGAAGAGCTGCTCGACTCGCTCGCTCAGCGGGCGGCTGCCGCGCAGCGGATGCGCAACTCGATGACCGACGAGCAGCGTGCCGAGCTCGATGCGCTGGCCTCGCAGGCTTTTGGCAACCCGTCGTTGATGCAGCAGCTCTCCCAGCTCGACCAGAATCTGCGTAATGCGCGACCGAGTGAGGACTGGGACGGCTCCGAACGGTTCCGCGGCGAGCAGGGTCTCGGGATGGGTGAAGGTGCCCGCGCGATGGCCGAGATCGGCGAGCTCGACCAACTGGGTGAGCAGCTTGCCCAGTCGTACGCCGGCGCCACCCTCGATGACATCGACCTCGACAAGCTCGTCGAGCACCTCGGCGACGACGCCCGGGTCGACGTCAAGACGCTGGCCGAGCTCGAACGCGCGCTGCAGGACGGCGGCTTCATCGAGCGGATGCCGGACGGGACGTGGCGGCTGTCGCCGAAGTCGATGCGCCGGCTCGGTGAGGTGGCGCTGCGCGATATCGCTCAGCGGTTGTCTGGTCGGCGCGGGGAACGGGAGCATCCGTCCTCCGGCGGCGCGGCGGAGCTGACCGGCTCGAGCCGGCCGTGGGAGTTCGGTGACGTGCAGCCGTGGGATGTCACGCGGACGGTCACCAACGCCGTACTGCGCACCGGCGCGACGAGCGGTTCGGTGAAGCTGTCGATCGACGACGTCGAGGTCGTTGAGATGGAGCAGCACACCGAAGCCGCGGTCGCGCTGCTCGCCGACATCTCGTTTTCGATGGTGATGGAAGGGCGCTGGGTGCCGATGAAACGCACCGCGATGGCGCTCAACCACCTGATCAGCACCCGCTTCCGCGGTGATCACCTCGAGTTGATCTCGTTCGGCCGGTATGCCAAGACGATGAGTACGGCGGAACTGACCGGTCTCGAGGCGCTCTACGAACAGGGCACCAACCTGCATCACGCGTTGCTGCTGGCCGAGCGGCACATCCGCAAACATCCCAACGCGCAGCCGGTCATCCTCATCGTCACTGATGGTGAGCCGACCTCGCATCTGCTCGATGACGGGGACGCATTCTTCGACTACCCGCCGCATCCGCTGACGATCGCCCGCACCGTGCAGGAGTTCGACGCGGTCGCCAAGCTCGGCGCGCAGGTGACGATCTTCCGGCTCGGCGACGACCCTGGCCTCGGCCGGTTCGTCGACTCGATCGCCCGGCGGATCGGCGGCCGGGTCGTCGCGCCGGACCTGGACGGGCTCGGCGCGGCCGTGGTGGCCGACTACCTCCGCAACCGCCGGTAA
- a CDS encoding sigma 54-interacting transcriptional regulator encodes MTNTQSQAPAATTVGELRKSGHVARSVRDEMRANLLDKLRAGDDPWPGILGFSNTVLPQLERALIAGHDVVLLGERGQGKSRLLRALVQLLDEWTPVIGGSELGEHPFDPITPASIRRAAELGDDLPVQWRHRDERYAEKLATPDTSVGDLVGDVDPVKVAEGRSLGDPETIHFGLVPRAHRGIVAINELPDLAERLQVALLNVMEERDIQIRGYNLRLPLDVLLVASSNPEDYTNRGRIISPLKDRFGAEVRTHYPLELADEVAVIAQEARLEAVVPDVLLEIVARLTRHLRESPSVDQRSGVSARFSIAAAETVSASAIHRAAVTGEPDAVARPVDLATVIDVLGGKLEFESGEEGRERDVLEHLLRRATADAVQAHLGGIDMAGLVSALETGPAVVTGERVPATELLDSLPDDDAVDETAERLGATSDGERASAAELALEGLYLARRISKDVEDSAAGGRTVYS; translated from the coding sequence GTGACCAACACCCAAAGCCAGGCGCCGGCGGCTACGACCGTCGGCGAACTTCGTAAAAGTGGCCATGTCGCGCGTTCGGTCCGAGACGAGATGCGCGCCAACCTCCTCGACAAACTCCGCGCCGGCGACGACCCGTGGCCAGGCATCCTCGGCTTCTCCAACACGGTCCTGCCACAGCTCGAACGTGCGCTGATCGCGGGGCACGACGTCGTACTGCTCGGCGAGCGCGGTCAGGGCAAGTCCCGCCTGCTGCGCGCGCTGGTGCAGCTGCTCGACGAATGGACGCCGGTCATCGGCGGTTCCGAGCTCGGCGAGCACCCCTTCGACCCGATTACGCCGGCCTCGATCCGCCGGGCCGCCGAGCTCGGCGACGACCTGCCGGTGCAGTGGCGGCACCGCGACGAGCGGTACGCCGAGAAACTGGCCACCCCGGATACTTCCGTAGGCGACCTGGTCGGTGACGTCGACCCGGTCAAGGTCGCCGAAGGTCGCAGCCTGGGCGATCCCGAGACGATCCACTTCGGTCTGGTGCCGCGGGCGCATCGCGGCATCGTCGCGATCAACGAGCTCCCTGACCTGGCCGAACGACTCCAGGTCGCGCTGCTCAACGTGATGGAAGAACGCGACATCCAGATCCGCGGCTACAACCTGCGACTGCCGCTCGACGTACTACTCGTCGCCTCGTCCAACCCCGAGGACTACACCAACCGCGGCCGGATCATCAGCCCGCTGAAAGACCGGTTCGGCGCCGAGGTGCGCACGCACTACCCGCTCGAGCTGGCCGACGAGGTCGCGGTGATCGCGCAGGAGGCGCGCTTGGAGGCCGTCGTACCGGACGTGCTCCTGGAGATCGTCGCCCGGCTCACCCGCCACCTGCGCGAATCGCCCTCGGTGGACCAGCGCTCCGGTGTGTCCGCGCGATTCTCGATTGCAGCCGCTGAGACGGTGTCCGCTTCGGCGATCCACCGTGCCGCGGTCACCGGTGAGCCCGACGCGGTCGCGCGACCGGTCGACCTCGCGACCGTGATCGACGTACTCGGCGGCAAGCTGGAGTTCGAAAGCGGCGAAGAGGGACGCGAACGCGACGTCCTCGAGCACCTGTTACGCCGCGCCACCGCCGACGCCGTACAAGCGCACCTCGGCGGGATCGACATGGCCGGCCTGGTCAGCGCGCTGGAGACCGGCCCGGCCGTCGTCACCGGCGAACGCGTGCCGGCGACCGAGCTGCTCGACTCGCTGCCCGATGACGACGCGGTCGACGAGACCGCCGAGCGGCTGGGCGCGACGAGCGATGGCGAACGTGCCTCCGCCGCCGAGCTCGCGCTCGAAGGCCTCTACCTCGCGCGACGGATCAGCAAGGACGTCGAGGATTCCGCCGCCGGTGGGAGAACGGTGTACAGCTGA
- a CDS encoding YczE/YyaS/YitT family protein, whose protein sequence is MTKRLLQLLLGLVLYGVAIALMVRAAIGVAPWDVLTQGISRQTGWGFGLLTVVVGAAVLLAWIPLRERPGIGTVLNVLIVGPAAGFGLWLIPNITGIWARIPVFAAGLALLAVATGLYIGARFGAGPRDGLMTGIHRRTGWPLWVGRTLVELTVLGAGWAMGGNVGPGTVLFATLVGPLCNLTIPWFDHQKGARSRQPHATEPIAPVAIPAQDS, encoded by the coding sequence GTGACTAAACGGCTCCTCCAACTCCTGCTCGGCCTCGTCCTGTACGGCGTCGCGATTGCGCTCATGGTGCGCGCGGCCATCGGCGTCGCTCCGTGGGACGTCCTGACGCAAGGGATCTCGCGGCAGACCGGCTGGGGCTTCGGGCTGCTCACGGTCGTCGTCGGGGCCGCCGTACTCCTGGCCTGGATTCCGCTGCGCGAACGGCCCGGCATCGGCACCGTCCTCAACGTGCTCATCGTCGGCCCGGCCGCGGGGTTCGGACTGTGGCTGATTCCGAACATCACCGGAATCTGGGCCAGGATTCCGGTGTTCGCCGCCGGACTCGCGCTGCTCGCGGTCGCGACCGGGCTCTACATCGGTGCGCGGTTCGGAGCCGGTCCGCGAGACGGGCTGATGACTGGGATTCATCGTCGTACCGGGTGGCCGTTGTGGGTTGGCCGGACCCTCGTCGAGCTCACGGTGCTCGGTGCCGGCTGGGCGATGGGCGGCAACGTCGGCCCAGGCACCGTGCTGTTTGCGACGCTGGTCGGGCCGCTGTGCAACCTCACGATTCCGTGGTTCGACCACCAAAAGGGGGCGCGGTCGCGCCAGCCTCACGCGACGGAGCCGATCGCGCCCGTAGCAATTCCCGCGCAAGACTCGTAG